A window of Desulfobulbus oralis genomic DNA:
CCATGCGCTACCGTCATATGACGCCTTTGATCACAGGCTGCAAGGGCTGATCCAGGCTCGGGCCTCATGAATCGGGAGAGCATATGACGAAAGCCGCGAGGCACAGAGCTGAAAAGAAAGTATGTGCCCAGCGGTCATAACGCATGGCTATGCTCCGCCAGTCTTCCGGTGGCCGTACCAAGAAAAAGGAAGACCTTCGCCATGCCAGTTCCGGTTCAGTACCGTGACGCTCTTGCCGGCAGCAGAGGGCGCGATGACTGAAAGGAGGACTCCATGGATTTTTCCGCATCCGGACATCCGATCTTGAGTCCTTGGTCGAGCAACTTTATGACGCACTCGCTCCCCTGCTGGAAACCCCCTTTGCCCTGTTTGGCGGTGAGGATGATCCGGAAACCGGGTCAGAGGATCTGGACGCTTGGCAACAGCATTGCAAGGGCACCTTTTGTTGCCACAGTTTCCTGGTGGCCATTTCTTCATCAGAAGCGCCCAGAAGCAGCTTTTGTCACGATTGATCCAGGAGTTGGCTGGCAGTGTATGAGCCGGGCCCTCTTTGGCCGAAAACCCAGAGCGACCACTGCCGCCTATATGTGCATACGCTCTCCGGGCCGCAGGAGCTTGGGCGGATACCGCCCTGCCTGCGTGCTCATGAGTGCCGGGTTTTCATCGTGCCGCTTGCTGCAATGGCAGCCAGCCTTCTGGAGCTGCGGGCAGTGCTTTCTTCCGAAGAACGCAGGCGAGCGGATGACTTCCATTTTGCCCGGGACGCTGCCATGTTTGCGGTGATCCACGGTGTGCTCCGTCACCTTTTGGCCCGCTTGCTGGCCACTGCGCCGGAGGCAGTGGGCTTCACGGTGCAGCCCGGGGGGAAACCGGCACTGGCGCCAGGTTTTTCCGATTCCCTGCGTTTCAATATCTCCCATTCCCGCTCATACGCTGCGGTGGCGCTTGCCCGCAATTTTGAGCTTGGGGTGGATATTGAAGATGTCCGGCCCATGGATGATATGCAGGAGCTGGCGAGGGACTGCCTGCACCCGTGGGAGGCGCGGTGCATCGAGGCGGCAGTGGGGCCGGACGCTGCCCTGCGGCAGTTCTACGCCATCTGGACGCAGAAGGAGGCGGTTTTGAAGGCCCTGGGCGAGGGTCTGCGCATTCCTCTGCACAGCTTCAGGGTGCCAGGAGAAGCCGAAGGCTGGGCAAAAGTTCCCGACTCTGTCCACCTGAACGGCCCCCTGTATGTGTCGACCCTGCAAAACAGGGACTGGATGGGGGCTGTGGCCCTGGCCCGGCCGGTATAAGAGTCCTTGTAAAAATAACGCTGCCCCGCCTTTTGCTCCAGGGACAGCTCCGCCCGCTCCCTCTTGCCGGCCGCCTGGGCTGCAGCAGGACCTCGTGCAGAACCATGCCTCATTTTCCCGGTCATTTTCAGCGAAGTCTTTTCTCCGGTTGCCTTTCTGTGCAGCTTGTATCAAAGTCCTGGAGGCAAGGCGTTTTTTATTCCTGGAGAGCATATGCAGGACTGTGAACTGGAGTTTTTGTGGCTGAACGGGACACCCAAAGATTTGCCGCTCCCGGCCTACGCAAGCGCAGCCGCGGCGGGCATGGATGTGGCTGCGGCGCTGGATGCCCCCCTGACCCTTGCGCCTGGCGCGATTGCCCTGGTGCCCACCGGCTTTGCCGTGGCCATTCCGGAGGGCTGCGAGCT
This region includes:
- a CDS encoding 4'-phosphopantetheinyl transferase family protein; translated protein: MPLAAMAASLLELRAVLSSEERRRADDFHFARDAAMFAVIHGVLRHLLARLLATAPEAVGFTVQPGGKPALAPGFSDSLRFNISHSRSYAAVALARNFELGVDIEDVRPMDDMQELARDCLHPWEARCIEAAVGPDAALRQFYAIWTQKEAVLKALGEGLRIPLHSFRVPGEAEGWAKVPDSVHLNGPLYVSTLQNRDWMGAVALARPV